One Salvia splendens isolate huo1 chromosome 12, SspV2, whole genome shotgun sequence genomic window carries:
- the LOC121757944 gene encoding protein IQ-DOMAIN 5-like, whose translation MGISGKLVRSVFSKSQMHSHQGSNGSEKRKWSSSVRSYLCGEEHSSLEDSASTVAETEFASFRSNDKSTRGSRPEEDTASVATVNQPAQNSTYKLFQQEDAAFIIQSAFRNFMARREEKHGAASPSRESVGTSLEVQTANSSHIFSTKDERADVCHLLRRPTRAQVLKIQEDWDDSTVSSVISKMRMQNRLEAAARRERALAYASSQQLRICSKKHSSGEESNMGWNWLERWMAAREPEMKLIADDTKAMVRNAAVMEEKESCGSNEVSSLFEISNSLPKNLPKPTNKPRNLVKRSFSRQSSTSSHLTPKMRQCND comes from the exons ATGGGCATAAGTGGCAAGCTTGTTAGAAGCGTCTTCTCCAAAAGCCAGATGCAT AGCCATCAAGGGAGCAATGGTTCAGAGAAAAGGAAATGGAGTAGCTCAGTGCGATCCTACTTATGCGGCGAGGAGCATAGCTCACTCGAGGACTCCGCCTCCACGGTGGCGGAGACCGAATTTGCTTCATTTAGAAGCAATGACAAGAGTACGAGGGGCAGCCGGCCAGAGGAGGATACGGCTTCTGTGGCCACGGTCAACCAGCCGGCGCAAAACTCAACCTACAAACTCTTCCAGCAGGAAGATGCTGCCTTCATCATTCAGTCAGCATTTAGAAACTTTATG GCAAGGCGTGAGGAGAAACATGGCGCCGCCAGTCCGAGTAGAGAGTCTGTAGGCACATCACTGGAGGTTCAAACTGCCAATTCATCCCACATTTTCTCTACCAAGGACGAAAGAGCCGATGTCTGCCATCTTCTACGTCGGCCAACTCGAGCTCAAGTGCTCAAAATCCAG GAGGATTGGGATGATAGCACTGTGAGCAGTGTGATATCCAAGATGAGAATGCAGAACAGGCTCGAAGCAGCAGCTAGGCGCGAGAGGGCTCTCGCCTACGCTTCCTCACAACAG TTAAGGATCTGTTCGAAGAAGCACAGCAGCGGTGAGGAGTCAAACATGGGGTGGAACTGGCTGGAGCGGTGGATGGCAGCGCGAGAGCCAGAGATGAAGCTGATAGCAGACGACACGAAAGCAATGGTAAGGAATGCAGCAGTGATGGAGGAGAAGGAGAGCTGTGGATCAAATGAGGTTTCTTCACTATTTGAAATCTCTAATTCTCTCCCCAAGAATCTTCCAAAGCCAACCAACAAGCCTAGGAATCTAGTTAAAAGAAGCTTCTCTAGGCAGAGCTCCACATCAAGCCATTTGACCCCAAAAATGAGACAGTGCAATGATTGA
- the LOC121757225 gene encoding TBC1 domain family member 22B-like isoform X1 gives MRNSSSNSRAEDRNKEVSSSPPPATDSRFNQTLRNVQGLLKGRSFPGKILITRRSDPLDPSTLHSPNIDRRSLESDRDQSEQQDRSAEKDELQNRSSTNASSSVNNTKPSSTSSQSTSKEIPKSNVGARATDSARLMKFTKELSGSSVILEKLRELSWSGVPPYLRPTVWRLLLGYAPSNSDRREGVLRRKRTEYLDHVEQYYEIPDTLRTDEEIGMLRQIAVDCPRTVPDLSFFQQAEVQKSLERILYTWAIRHPASGYVQGINDLATPFLVVFLSEYLEGSIDTWSMADLSREKILNVEADSYWCLSKLLDGMQDHYTFAQPGIQRLVFKLKELVRRIDEPVSKHIEEQGLEFLQFAFRWFNCLLIREIPFGLVSRLWDTYLAEGDALPDFLVYISASFLLTWSEKIRKLDFQEMVMFLQHLPTHNWTDVELEMVLSQAYMWHTMFNNSPSHLAG, from the exons ATGAGGAACAGCAGCAGCAACAGTAGAGCTGAGGACAGGAACAAAGAAGTTTCTTCTTCACCTCCTCCAGCTACCGATTCCAGATTCAATCAAACACTTAGAAATGTTCAAGG TTTGCTCAAGGGTCGCAGCTTCCCTGGTAAGATATTGATAACTCGGAGATCGGACCCTTTGGATCCATCAACTCTGCATTCCCCAAACATTGACCGGAGGTCTCTAGAGAGTGATAGAGATCAAAGTGAGCAACAGGACAGATCGGCTGAG AAGGATGAACTTCAAAACAGAAGTAGCACTAATGCCAGTTCCTCAGTTAACAATACAAAACCTTCAAGCACGAGTAGTCAAAGCACATCAAAAGAGATTCCTAAGTCCAATGTCGGAGCTAGAGCTACGGATTCTGCTAGGCTAATGAAGTTCACAAAAGAATTATCTGGGTCCTCTGTGATCTTAG AAAAACTACGTGAATTATCATGGAGCGGTGTGCCTCCCTATTTGCGTCCAACTGTGTGGAGACTTCTCTTG GGATATGCACCCTCTAATTCAGATAGAAGGGAGGGAGTTCTAAGAAGAAAGCGCACGGAGTATCTTGATCATGTCGAGCAATATTATGAGATTCCTGATACACTGCGCACAGATGAAGAGATTGGCATGCTTCGTCAG ATTGCTGTTGATTGTCCCAGAACTGTACCTGATCTCTCCTTCTTTCAACAAGCAGAAGTACAGAAATCATTGGAGCGAATACTTTATACATG GGCTATCCGGCATCCTGCAAGTGGTTACGTGCAAGGAATAAACGATCTCGCGACACCTTTCTTGGTCGTTTTTTTATCAGAATACCTGGAGGGAAGTATTGACACTTGGTCAATGGCTGATCTGTCTCGTGAGAAAATATTAAATGTAGAAGCTGATAGTTATTGGTGTCTGTCGAAGTTGCTTGATGGTATGCAAGATCATTACACCTTTGCCCAGCCAGGAATTCAACGTCTTGTGTTTAAGCTGAAGGAACTGGTTAGAAGGATTGATG AACCTGTTTCAAAGCACATAGAGGAGCAGGGGCTTGAGTTTCTTCAATTTGCTTTCCGCTGGTTCAATTGCCTTCTTATACGAGAG ATTCCATTCGGTCTTGTTAGTCGTCTGTGGGACACGTATCTTGCTGAAGGTGATGCACTACCGGATTTTCTTGTCTACATATCTGCTAGTTTTCTGTTGACG TGGTCGGAAAAGATACGGAAGCTGGATTTCCAGGAGATGGTGATGTTTCTTCAGCACCTTCCTACGCACAACTGGACCGATGTCGAACTAGAGATGGTGCTTTCTCAAGCGTATATGTGGCACACCATGTTCAACAACTCACCTAGTCATTTAGCTGGCTGA
- the LOC121757225 gene encoding TBC1 domain family member 22B-like isoform X2: MRNSSSNSRAEDRNKEVSSSPPPATDSRFNQTLRNVQGLLKGRSFPGKILITRRSDPLDPSTLHSPNIDRRSLESDRDQSEQQDRSAEDELQNRSSTNASSSVNNTKPSSTSSQSTSKEIPKSNVGARATDSARLMKFTKELSGSSVILEKLRELSWSGVPPYLRPTVWRLLLGYAPSNSDRREGVLRRKRTEYLDHVEQYYEIPDTLRTDEEIGMLRQIAVDCPRTVPDLSFFQQAEVQKSLERILYTWAIRHPASGYVQGINDLATPFLVVFLSEYLEGSIDTWSMADLSREKILNVEADSYWCLSKLLDGMQDHYTFAQPGIQRLVFKLKELVRRIDEPVSKHIEEQGLEFLQFAFRWFNCLLIREIPFGLVSRLWDTYLAEGDALPDFLVYISASFLLTWSEKIRKLDFQEMVMFLQHLPTHNWTDVELEMVLSQAYMWHTMFNNSPSHLAG; encoded by the exons ATGAGGAACAGCAGCAGCAACAGTAGAGCTGAGGACAGGAACAAAGAAGTTTCTTCTTCACCTCCTCCAGCTACCGATTCCAGATTCAATCAAACACTTAGAAATGTTCAAGG TTTGCTCAAGGGTCGCAGCTTCCCTGGTAAGATATTGATAACTCGGAGATCGGACCCTTTGGATCCATCAACTCTGCATTCCCCAAACATTGACCGGAGGTCTCTAGAGAGTGATAGAGATCAAAGTGAGCAACAGGACAGATCGGCTGAG GATGAACTTCAAAACAGAAGTAGCACTAATGCCAGTTCCTCAGTTAACAATACAAAACCTTCAAGCACGAGTAGTCAAAGCACATCAAAAGAGATTCCTAAGTCCAATGTCGGAGCTAGAGCTACGGATTCTGCTAGGCTAATGAAGTTCACAAAAGAATTATCTGGGTCCTCTGTGATCTTAG AAAAACTACGTGAATTATCATGGAGCGGTGTGCCTCCCTATTTGCGTCCAACTGTGTGGAGACTTCTCTTG GGATATGCACCCTCTAATTCAGATAGAAGGGAGGGAGTTCTAAGAAGAAAGCGCACGGAGTATCTTGATCATGTCGAGCAATATTATGAGATTCCTGATACACTGCGCACAGATGAAGAGATTGGCATGCTTCGTCAG ATTGCTGTTGATTGTCCCAGAACTGTACCTGATCTCTCCTTCTTTCAACAAGCAGAAGTACAGAAATCATTGGAGCGAATACTTTATACATG GGCTATCCGGCATCCTGCAAGTGGTTACGTGCAAGGAATAAACGATCTCGCGACACCTTTCTTGGTCGTTTTTTTATCAGAATACCTGGAGGGAAGTATTGACACTTGGTCAATGGCTGATCTGTCTCGTGAGAAAATATTAAATGTAGAAGCTGATAGTTATTGGTGTCTGTCGAAGTTGCTTGATGGTATGCAAGATCATTACACCTTTGCCCAGCCAGGAATTCAACGTCTTGTGTTTAAGCTGAAGGAACTGGTTAGAAGGATTGATG AACCTGTTTCAAAGCACATAGAGGAGCAGGGGCTTGAGTTTCTTCAATTTGCTTTCCGCTGGTTCAATTGCCTTCTTATACGAGAG ATTCCATTCGGTCTTGTTAGTCGTCTGTGGGACACGTATCTTGCTGAAGGTGATGCACTACCGGATTTTCTTGTCTACATATCTGCTAGTTTTCTGTTGACG TGGTCGGAAAAGATACGGAAGCTGGATTTCCAGGAGATGGTGATGTTTCTTCAGCACCTTCCTACGCACAACTGGACCGATGTCGAACTAGAGATGGTGCTTTCTCAAGCGTATATGTGGCACACCATGTTCAACAACTCACCTAGTCATTTAGCTGGCTGA